GCGACCCTCAGTGTGAACCAGAAAATTACCGGGCGTAACTCCCTGAAAGACGTACGTCACCTGGAAATAGACCTTGGCGATTCCGGCCTGCGCTATCAGCCTGGCGATGCCCTGGGTGTGTGGTACTCCAACGACCCGGCTTTGGTAGCAGAGCTGCAAGATTTGCTGTGGCTGGAAGGTGACCGCCAGGTAACCGTTGGTGGTGAAACGCTGTCATTAAGCGAAGCGCTGACCGAACGTCTGGAGCTGACGATTAATACCGCCGCGATTATTGAAGGCTACGCGGCTCTGAGTCGCAATGAAGAGCTGCTATCGCATATTGGCGACCGAGCCTGGCTGCAAAATTATGCTGAGACTACACCAATTGTCGATATGGTGCGTTTCTCACCGGCTCAGGTCGATGCGCAGGCATTCGTCGATTTACTGCGTCCGCTGACCCCGCGCCTGTACTCTATCGCTTCTTCCCAGGAGGAAGTGGAAAACGAGGTACATATTACTCTGGGCGTGGTGCGCTATGACATTGAAGGGCGCGCCCGCACCGGCGGTGCATCTGGTTTCCTGGCCGATAGGTTAGGAGAAGATGACGAGGTCAAAGTCTTCATTGAACATAACGATAATTTCCGCCTGCCGGAAAATACCGATACCCCGGTAATTATGATTGGCCCGGGCACCGGTATCGCACCGTTCCGCGCTTTTATACAGCACCGCGCGGCGCAGGGGGCTTCCGGCAAAAACTGGCTGTTGTTTGGCAACCCGCATTTCACCGAGGATTTCCTCTATCAGGTGGAGTGGCAACGCTATGTAAAAGACGGCGTATTAAGCCGTATCGATCTTGCCTGGTCGCGCGACGGCGCACAGAAAGTCTATGTACAGGATAAGATCCGCGAGCAGGGTGCTGAGCTTTGGCGCTGGATTA
This genomic interval from Salmonella enterica subsp. enterica serovar Choleraesuis contains the following:
- the cysJ gene encoding sulfite reductase [NADPH] flavoprotein alpha-component, with translation MTNQAPPSLQLPLTAEQLARLQEVTQSFSPTQLAWLSGYFWGQIGGQPAAQSPAAAPQAVSAPAITLISASQTGNARRVAEALRDDLLAQKLEVNLVNAGDYKFKQIGQEKLLVVIASTQGEGEPPEEAVALHKYLFSKKAPKFSETEFAVLGLGDSSYEHFCQAGKDFDNRLAELGATRLLDRIDADVEFQQAASEWRQRLVEVLKQRAPQAGTAAAPATLVGAVNEITASPYTKESPLSATLSVNQKITGRNSLKDVRHLEIDLGDSGLRYQPGDALGVWYSNDPALVAELQDLLWLEGDRQVTVGGETLSLSEALTERLELTINTAAIIEGYAALSRNEELLSHIGDRAWLQNYAETTPIVDMVRFSPAQVDAQAFVDLLRPLTPRLYSIASSQEEVENEVHITLGVVRYDIEGRARTGGASGFLADRLGEDDEVKVFIEHNDNFRLPENTDTPVIMIGPGTGIAPFRAFIQHRAAQGASGKNWLLFGNPHFTEDFLYQVEWQRYVKDGVLSRIDLAWSRDGAQKVYVQDKIREQGAELWRWINDGAHIYVCGDASRMAKDVEQTLLEVIAEHGAMDIESADEYLSELRVERRYQRDVY